In Sebastes fasciatus isolate fSebFas1 chromosome 8, fSebFas1.pri, whole genome shotgun sequence, the DNA window tggAGACTGACTAACATCACACAGTGGAGCCCCTGGTGTTGTCTTACAGGTACAGACGTACCGATGTGTCCCGCTGCCTGCAGGACCGCCTGTATCGTTGCCTGCTGAACTGCCTCATCTGTTGTCGTGGTAACAGCCAGCTGGTCCGAGGTCAGTCCCGTCACCATCAGGGTGGTCGCCCTGGAGACCGCCTCACCTCCGTCCCCTTCTGACGACATCAGCTCCTGAGGAAGACCGCCCACCTGAGGGAGGAGCTGATTGGTTacctgagtgtgtgcgtgtaacACGAGACACTAGAGCAATATTCACAGGcgattattttacattttcatgtcgttgattagccacgccccccggTGTGTGACGACCTccagtgtgtattaatgtgtgtgtgtgtgtgtgtgtttgtacctgtGCTGCTGCCTCACTGCCCTCCATGTGAACCTGTAACACTGAGACTGATGTCTGCATAGGTTCATCCCCCTCCTCTGCTGCCGTCGTCACCGTGGCGACAGCCTCCGAGGACTCCACCCTGTCCTCCCCGACCAATGAGGAGATCTcctgcacacagacagacagagggaatCATGGGACATCAGAGGTGAAAGGCTTGTTTAGGACGAGCTGAGTGCATTGCATGATGGGTAGTGATTTATATTCTTCCATCATCAGTTCTCATCTATTACACTAAGTTTATCTGCAGGaactcaagtgtgtgtgtgtgtgtgtgtgtgtgtgtgtgtgtgtgtgtttcacttaCAGGTATGGATGGCCCGGGTGTGGGTGTGGACTGTGTAACCGTGGTAACAGCTCTGCTCTGACTGACTGCAGTGGTGGAGGCGgggtcagaggaggaggaggaggaggaggaaggttcTGTGGAGTCTCCCTGCAGACCGTCTCCACTCTGCTGAGCTGTGGacacagaggacaggaagtgacatcgCCACAACAAGACAAAATATTAAAGCTCAACCTCATCTCCATCTACctcagttatatatatatatatatatatatatatatatagatagatatatagatagatagatagaggtaGAGTGTGAAACACACCCGATGCTCTCCGTGTCTGGGGCGTGACATGATTTTCATTTCTTCAGTGGACTACATTTACAATCAgtggactacatttaccatcagcacTGATTGGACACATAAAAGGAGGCCAATTTGCCCTTTAgggttaatattaatatatcaaTATTCAGCTGGTTACATTTCACTGACTGCTAATCCAGCTAGCTACAATGGACAGACAACAGCTGGTGCACTGCCAAAACTTTCAGGGTAAAACTCACGCTCCAGAATTTCTGTTCCATGTGAGCGAGTAGTAAATATAAACATCCGTTTGGGTCACAGGGCGCACCGAAAGGATGTCGCATACCAAACCGAGCGTCCTGTCCTGAACAGTTCAATACAAACACCCGCACCGTTCCACCGCTAGTTGTATTAATCCAACCTGTTCTGTCTTGTGTGTACGGGATGGTTGTGAATGAAGCCTAAGGTGTGTCAGCAGCTCACCTGTAGCTGTGGTGGCGGTGTTGGTGGTTCCCGTCTCATGGGTCTCACATGGTGGATTTGAGCACACCTGAAGACAGAAACTCTTCAGTTGAACTAATCACTGATCATCAGTATACACCTATCTGACCTGCAGTCAGGTGTTGTCTCACCTGTCGGAgtcctccagctccagctgtGGTCGACGTGTTGGTGGTTCCCGTCTCGTGGGTCTCACATGGCGGGTTCGAGCACACCTGAAGACAGAAACTCTTCAGTTTAACCAACCATTGATCTTCAGCATACATCTGTCTGCAATCAGGTGTTCTCTCACCTGTCGGAGTCCTCCAGTTCCAGCTGTGGTGGCGGTGTTGGTGGTTCCCGTCTCGTGGGTCTCACATGGCGGATTGGAGCACACCTGAAGATAGAAGCTCTTCAgttcagtacacacacacacacttttaattTATCACTGATCAtcagtatactgtacatctgtCTGCAATCAGGTGTTGTCTCACCTGTCGGAgtcctccagctccagctgtGGTCGCGGTGTTGGTGGTTCCCGTCTCGTGGGTCTCACATGGTGGATTGGAGCACACCTGAAGACAGAAACTCTTCAGTTCagtccacacactcacacttttcACCAATCACTGATCATCAGTAGACATCTGTCTGCAATCAGGTGTTGTCTCACCTGTCGGAgtcctccagctccagctgtggtggtggtgttggtggttcCCGTTTCATGGGTCTCACATGGTGGATTGGAGCAGGTGTTCCCTCCGTTCAGACTGGCAGGAACAGGAGCAGACTGCTGAACTGAAGGCTGGTTGGAGCTCacctgaggagagaggagcaccTGTTTCACCACACACCTGTTAACCTGGGTTTCCTGTTTCACTTCAACAGAGACAggttttattcatcatttaaaaTCTCATATCTATGAATAAAAATCTGAATATGAGACATGAAATAGTGCAggagtaaaaatataaaataatctaTATCTGTGGAAGACAGTAATTCACTGACTGTGAGGAGGACTGTAGTAAATATGTGTGATGAGAAGTAATCACTAAATGTACACAGAGATGTAACCAGGTAGTAAAACAGTCACTAAAGTATAAAGACATGACTCTCTTGATCTCGTCCCAGCTCACCTGCAGCTCTTGGCTCATGCTGGCGGCGGCCACCGTGGCAGTGTTGGTGGTCACGGTGTCGTGAGTCTCATGGGGCGGGTTGGAGCAGACCAGCGTCACTGCAGATTCATAatcacagtgacatcatcaacacaCCTGTTCATAATTCATCTACAACAATTTACTGCAGTATTACTGGTATTGTAACTGGAACCAGTAGTAGTACTGGTTTCTGTACCTGTAGCAGCTGCCGTGTCTCCAGCCTCTCCTGAtgctgcagtagtagtagaagtagtagtactacttGTAGAATTTCCCGGTTCTTCTGAAGTAGGAGAAGCCATGAAGGTGACGGGCAGATCCTGGACCAGCGGCTGAGCCTCGGCGCCGCTCGGAGTCGTGATCAAAGTCACCTGTACACACAAAACTACAGTATTACTACAGTGCTACAGTACAAAGATACAAAACTAAAGTattactacagtacagtactatagtacagagacacactgcagtactacagtacactaccacagtacagagacacactgcagtactacagtacactaccacaatacagagacacactgcagtactacagtacactacagagacacactgcagtactacagtacactacTACAGTACAGAGACACACTGCAGTACACTACTACAGTACAGAGACACACTGAAGTCCTACAGTACACTACTACTGTACAGAGACACActgcagtactacagtacactaccacaatacagagacacactgcagtactacagtacactacagagacacactgcagtactacagtacactacTACAGTACAGAGACACACTGCAGTACACTACTACAGTACAGAGACACACTGAAGTCCTACAGTACACTACTACTGTACAGAGACACActgcagtactacagtacagtgaCAAACCTACAGTTTTACTACAATACCAAGCCTTCAGTCTTGTTACCTGTTTGGGTCCGGCTGCTGCAGTTGCCGTGGTAACCTGACCGGCCAGCGTGGCGATGGTTGCCAGGGTAGTGATGGGCGTTGCCAGGGAGGCgttggcggcggcggcggcgacaGCTCCTCCTGCCACCGTGCTGGAGACACTTCCTGCTACTGTCCCTAGACTGGAAAAacctgagacacaaacacacctgtcaAGAGTCTGCTGGCTCAGTGCAGGTGTGTTACAGCTGACCGGTGTTTTTACCTGTGGTTCCCTTGACGACCAGCCTGGTGATGTTGGGTTTGGTGCCAATTGCTCCTGGTGACACCAGTCTGACTCCGCTCATAGGCAAAGTCCTGACGATCGTACCAGGCGTCCCCGGAGCTCCTTTCAGCaccacctgaacacacacacgtttgtaCCAGCTGATATAGACTCTGAGCCGTTGGGGGCAACGAACAATACCCTCCCCCCCGCTTACCTGtgtgtttcacctgtgtgtgtgtgtgtgtgtgtgtgtgtgtgtgtgtgtgtgtgtgtgtgtgtgtgtgtgttacctgtgtgaGCCCCTGCTGGCCGGCTGTGGTGATTTTGGGGAAGGAGGTGATGATCTTTCCAGCAGTACCTGGTGTCATCATCTTCGTGGTCAGGATCGTGAACGGACTGTTAGCACCTGTAGGGGGGAGGTGGAGGGCTTCATTCAGTCAATCATCACATGAAACATAAAAAGCAGTTcaggtgtgtctgtctgttctgtACCTGCCCCCCCCTGTAGTGCGGACATCGGGATGGTCTTGATGTAGGTGGTCCCAGGTTTGGAGGTTGTGGATCCGGCCTGTGCGGTGCTGAGGATGGCGGTCTGTTTACCGTCTGCTGAGGTCACCAACTTCAAGAAGGTTCCTGCTGGGAGGCCGGACTTCGCCTGAtacagagaggagggggggttaatgccaggtgttaaaatggggggtgggggtggggctAAGTATTCAGTAAAGATCTCAGTAACCTGGAGGATCTGGGTGACTGGGCTGCTCCCGGCCTGACCAGTAACCGTTCCTGGTTTGGTGTGAATCACTGACATCATCTTCCCAAGGTTGCCAAGGTTACCGATCTGAAACAGAGGGAAGAGTGAGGTCATCAGGTCTGTCTACATGTCATCAAAAAGGTATGGATGATACACATTTTAGAACTTTTAATGAGTGTGccaagttttgtttgtttttaaggaACTCCAGCCCCTCaaaaaacaacttcctgtttcatggcaaaCAATTCTTTGCCACGGCAACGGCATTTCACGAAAATTTTAAAGCTTCGCCATCTGGCATCATGAAGGTCTTCCCATTTGAAGGGGACCAAATTTGAGGTTGATCTGATACGAGTAGCAAGCTAACGTATTGTTggcagtaggtggcgctataacGATGATTAAATATTGGCCTTTAGATGTCTGTCTGATCATCTGGAGTCGAGTTACAACGGTCTCTTTTTTCAAGGGGAGACATCAAAATTCGCCACACCGCCGCTGTGACGCCGTTCAACGAAAAGTCATAATCTTCACTATAAAGCATCATCAACATCTTAAGGCTCTTCTGACCTAATTTGAGGTGGATCTGATTAATCTGTAAGAGGGAGTACATCAAAGTGCCAAACATGTCATTTggcagtaggtggcgctatgaaaATGAGCGATCAATGTGGATGTCCTCAGGCCGAGACTCTTACCACACATGAGAAATGTGGAGCAGACTGGTTAAAGTACGCcgaagttacaacaacttcctgttttcagtttgttttttttgctcggGCCCTGATAAAGTTTTCATTCAGCGAGCAGCAGGTGACCTCACTCACCAGAGCTCCGCCTCCTCCCATACTGAGTGGGCTGTTAACGAGAGTGATGGTCTTTGTGACTCCGCCCACAACCGTGGTGACCACCTGAGGCTGTTGGGACACCGTCACCGTCCCAGACTTATGCACCGTGATGATTGGTCGCCCTGGGGTCCCGGGGGTGGAGACTACAGAGGCCCCGCCTAcctgagcagcagcagttttCAGCATTCGGGTGGCCGGGTTACTCACCTGAGACACACAGGAAACAGGTTTGTactaatcgatcaatcaatCGATTTTGTTgtgcatttatattatatatatatatatatatatatatatatattaatattgtcaACTTGTCGCAACTAGCTTTAAGACTGCTGGTGAAACCACAACTTGACCCAAGGGTCTCTAAATAACTATCGACCCGTCTCAAACCTTCCATTCTTTATGTTGTTCTCCACTGAAACTGTGCTTACTAAAGTCGTAAATGATCTTCTCGTTAACATGGATTCAGATTCCACCCCGGTGCTTTTACTACTGGATCTCAGTGCAGCTTTTGACACTATTGATCATTGTATACTCCTTAACCGATTGGAAAAACAAATTTGGCGTCTCTGGGCTGGCATCTTATCTATCCGAAAGAACAGTGTGTCTCTTTTAATTATACAACATCAATATTCTCTGAGGTGAAATATGGAGTACCTCAGGGCTCTGTTCTTGGCCCCCTGCTCTTCTCTCTATACTCGTTCTAGTACTACAAGTCTACAAATGGTTCAGAACACTACGACTAGACTCTACACTAACAGTAGTATCACAGACGTGTACCGTTCTAACGGTAGTATCacagtatactatactatacttgtACCATTGTAACTGGAGCCATCACTTTGACCGGCAGACTGTTGGATCCTGGACTCACAGCAACGGTCTTTACAAGGGTCGCTCCTGCAGGGACGTTCAGCACCGTCGTTGTGGACGGAGAGATCTTCTGAGTCGCTGCAGCCGCCGCTGCCAGCGCCGCCATGCCGCTCATCTGAGGACTGCTTCCTAttggctgagagcagacaggaaAGAGAGGCATGAGAAGAGGGACTGAACTGTTTAAAGTCAAAGTTAATTCAGAAACAAGAGTTCAGACACATTTTTCACACCTGTCAACAGGTGGCTGTATAACTCCACATAACTGAAGTTCTATATTTACCCGATGACAACGAGTCACAGGATGAACACCTGTGAACATGTGGttaaaagctccagaaaaagaaaatggaccTTAAGTTACGAGATAAGAATCATAAAGATCTCTTTACCGTCCCCTGACCGGGCTGAGCAGGTACTACCATACGAACACCTGCAGGAAGTGTCGTCATGGCGACCGTGGATTTGGGCGTGGCCTGTTTCACTGTGACGATGGAGGCTCCGCCCGCTGCACCCGGAGCTGCCGACACCTTCAGGACTGCTGCAGAAATACAGGAAACGGGTGAGGACGATCAGATCTACCTGCTCTACCACCTATAGATCTACCCACACAGGTGTGTAACCCTACCTGGAGATTTGGCAGCAGCGGCCAATGGGTTTCCAGATACGGAGGCAGTGGGGGAGGGGACCAGCGTGATGCCGGACAGCGGGACAGTTTGGTTAGCTGGTAGTGTGGCGACGGGGACAGGGCTCTTGGAGGTGCTGACTCCAGGTGTGGCAGTAGGGACAGGTGAGGCAGGTGAGGTGGCTGCAAGTGCGGTGGGAATGTCATACTTCTGCAACTGAAGCAGGTAAGTCTCTGCGGTCTGTGAAGGACCCCAGCTCACCTCCAGAGACGACGTGTTGGCCCGGACCAGCTGCACCCGAGAGGGAGCGCAGGGACGCtctgaggacagacaggtgagacggggtcagacagacaggtaataCCAGATTAGACAGATAGATGAGACTTTAAATACCACGTGTGTCTTAACGGAAGTTACAAAGACGGAGATGAAAGTCCAATCTACCGGTTTCTGCTGGTTGTGgatgtaacaacaacaacaacaacaccaggtCCTCACCTGTCTCCAGGTACCAGAGGTCCTTGCAGCACACCTGGTTGTTCCAGGCCTTCCTGTATCCGTCTCTGCCGCTCCAGATGTAGAGTCTGGAGTTGATGGCCACGCTGCAGTGACCTGCTCGAGCTCTGGGGACGTTCTCCTCCAGACTGTCCATCAGAACCGTCTCCCAACACATGGTGTCTATAGACAGGTGGACACACAGGTGGACATGCTGCAGTGGACGTGTATTACATGTATGTTATGGGGACATACGTCtatggtgtgtgtatgtacccAGGTTGAGACAGGCCAGTGTGTTGGTACACTTCCACTCCTTCTCATGAGTTGCCGCTTTGACATCATCCATCACCAGAGGAACCCAACCTCCAAACACGTACatcctgacagacagacaggtgagacagacagacagacagacagacaggtgagagattAACAGATGCATTAACAACATGTACGTGTAATATTAGTGTGTAGTATTTGTGTGTAGTATTacttgttgttgatggtggtggCAGAGTGCAGGCTGCGGGGGAGGGGGCCGGTTCCACTGAGGGTCGGTTTACTCCACGTCAGAGagtctgtgacatcatcagaacAGGAACCAATCAGAACACAGTACAGCTTAGTTTAGGCTACATCATGTCTCACCTATGTCAAGCCCGTCACACCTATGTGGAGCCTGTCCCACCTATGTGGAGCCTGTCTCACCTATGTGGAGCCCGTCTCACCTACTGTATGTGGAGCCTGTCTCACCTATGTGGAGCCTGTCTCACCTATGTGGAGCCTGTCCCACCCACTGTATGTGGAGCCTGTCTCACCTATGTGGAGCCCGTCTCACCTACTGTATGTGGAGCCTGTCTCACCTATGTGGAGCCTGTCCCACCCACTGTATGTGGAGCCTGTCTCACCTATGTGGAGCACCCACAGGTCTCCCAGTCTGCAGCCGCTCATCCCTCCGTAGATGATGAGTCTGTCGGCTGAGCGGCCGCTTGTCACCACGGCCGTGTGACTCTCCCTGGGCGGCGGCGGCGGACCTGATGTCGGCGGGATCTCCCAGCCGAGCACACTAGAGCCCGGTCGCAGCTGCAGACAGTACAGGTCGTTCAGATACCTGAGAGGGACAGGTGTAGAGAAGATGTGTTATGAAAGCGGACCAACAGGGACCCGTCTTGTTTTAGGTAAGACAGCGGAAGTGGTTCAGGGTTTCCTACCTGGGGATGTTGTTCTTGGGGTCTTCACTGTCATTGGCCAGTCCTCCAAACAGGTAGCAGCAACTGCCAATCAGAGAGAAGCTGTGGCCGAGGCGAGGGCAGGGAGGCGGACCGTTCTTTGGAGCCTTGGCCTTCAGATTTTTCCACTCCCAACGACTCGCCTGAAGACACaacaagagacaaaaaacactAAACTACAGAGTTTCACACACAGGCCTCCTTCAGCAGACCCCCAAGGAGTACTGGCAGCCCGAAATAAGGTctcatggggtccaccggaagaggtgggacttcacctctctataacCGAGTGGTTCCCATTCTCTCTTTCACCACatgtcctgtctctctccactctcactaTCAAACAAAGGCATACAATGATCCAAAACAAAACCCATCACAGTCTCACAAAGTCCTGTGGGAAACAATGCAGGTGTATCAGCAGCCCCCAGGTATACTGTGATCTCTGCAGTGACATCACTGACCTGCAGCTCATACAGGTCGCTGCTGTATTTGCCGTACTCCACCATGCCTCCAAACACCAGCAGCCTCGTCCCATCACACGCAAAGCCGTAGGCAGCACAGCCGGGGGGGACTTCACCTCGCACTGCAGGGATGAACCACTGGTTGGTAGCTGCAGGGGGGACACAACAACATGTCAGACGGGCTACAGGTTACCCCAAACCCTGGTTGGATGTAGTACAACAGAGATACTATTCCTGgccacaaacaaaacattgtgttaatgcattccTGTGAAACACAGCCTGTAGTCCGTTTAAGGTGAAGGCGGTTAATGACAATCGATAGCCTGCACGCCAAATATGCCTGTCGTGGACCAGCGTGTGGCAAACCATGCAGAAGATGGTTTCCTGGTCCTTGTCTGACTTTTTGTGGCCAAACCATGACCAAATGACAGAAGTAGCCCCCGTTTAGGTACGAGCTTTTCTTGTTTTCACTCTCATGTGTACAGATCggaagtggctgctagatttacTTCACTCGCCATCCAAAACAACAATGGTGATCTATTGGAGGTGGACATAAAAGTTTATTTCCAAACCTGATCAGAATGTAAAGAGTTGTCCAAATGGAGTCTAAAGGTCTTCCCCCATGAAACTTTGAGCGTTAAACactcctgcattctggtgactttttaTAGCCCAATTTATGGAGGAAATGTCCTCGgttaaggaaaacacaaaattcagggcaccaagtgacaaataaaattaaataaaaaaattaataaaatataaaataatgtattattaatatatactgctagtagtttaatttataataatacatcagcatttattattatatactcctggtagtttaatctataataatacatcagtatttattattatatactgctggtagtttaatctataataatacatcagtatttattattatatactgctggtagtttaatctataatacaTCAGCATTTATTAGTTTGGTAGATTTagttttaataatctgaatttgtcaaagaaactaaagttattaaatagCTGTAGTGTAGTAAagagtatataatatataatatttctctctgagatgtagtggagtaaaagtagaaagtagcagaaaaatggaaatactcaagtaaagtacaagtacttcaaaattgtacttaagtacagtacttaaataagtaaatgtacttagacACTTTCATAGATAAACTGTGAAACACCTTCACAGTATTTAATGTTTCCAgctcatgttgttgttttgtctccatctgttttgctgcagcagcagaggggcGTGTCTCTCTGTGACGTCACAATGTTTTCAGTAAAAACGCGCcatttctctctgtttgtttctgCCGGAGCCGCTCCGCTAGCTAAACTAGCTAATCCTGTTAGCATGCGGATACAGGCTACCTCGTTAGCTTGAACGACAAGGagccaaggcctattgaaggaggctagGGCACGCGTCATAGATGCGGGGGTATCACACATGCGCAATACAGTCTGGtcttccctcgccaaaattgagccaatcagAACGCACGACCACAGTttgagttacactgcgcatgcgttgtACCCCACATCCCCAAAACCCATGTCctagcctccttccataggcttTGGCGGGCTAGCTCGTTAGCTTGAATAAGAAGGAGCTAACCCAGGCTAGCGGGCTAAACCCCCAGTGGGTTCCCTAACAGCCAGCACCAGTCACCATCACCCCcccagaataaagtcacaaccaCATATATTCGACCGTTAGCTTCCAGCTAGCATTAACAGAAGCTAACGTCTAGCACCATATAGCTTATGTTCTACCCGCCAGAGAGTTATGAACCCGGTACCGGTACCTGTGTTGTAGACGTGCAGCTCGTCCACGATCCCCTCGTTCCCTCCGCCGAACACCACCATCAGCTCCTTGATGGTCACGGCTCGGTGTCCGTGGCGGGGCCGCGGCACCGGGCCGGTCCAGCCCAGGACGCGCTTCCAGCGGGGCCGCAGCACCACGGGCTCGGAGGCCATGATGATGCTGGTCCGGGTCCTCAGAGACGGGCTGgactcactcagtcagtccgTCAGTCCGAATACAGTCAAATAGTTCAGGCAAGGCTCGCTAACACGGTTAGCATTAGCCTGCTAACTAGTTCCTGAGGctagttagtttagttagtaGCAAGTTAGCTCCCTGGTCTAACTAGCTCCTGAGGCTAACTAGCTCTTGATGCTAACTAGCTCCTGATGCTAACTAGCTCCTGATGCTAACTAGCTCTTGATGCTAACTAGCTCCTGATGCTAACTAGCAGGGCTAATTTGACAGAAGCTACCGTAGTTAGCCttgtttgttttaacaccagagTGTTCCTGTGGTTTCAGTCACTTAGAGGCGGATAAACATCCTGCTCTGGTGATCCAGTCTGTGGTTCTGCTTCTAACAGGGACCAGTCTGTGGTTCTGCTTCTGGTTCTAACAGGGACCAGTCTGTGGTTCTGGTTCTAGCAGGGACCAGTCTGTGGTTCTGGTTCTAGCAGGGACCAGTCTATGGTTCTGGTTCTAGCAGGGACCAGTctgtggttctggttctggttctagCAGGGACCAGTCTGTGGGGTGTTAGCTTTGTTAGCTAGCCCAGAAACTGCAGCAGACAGTCCGCCATTTTAGCCCCGGTGGATCGCTGAGCTCAGTCGGTCGTCCGCCGCCGGGAGCTTAAAGGCTGATAGAAAACCAGCAGAAACAGAGATAGATCCAGCTGCGGGTTATTGAGTTGTTGCCCGGCCGGTTCAGGTCCATGCACGGTGCTAGCGGAGcaccggagaggaggagagatgatgtTAAAGATGCAGAGCAGAGGATCCGTGCGCCGGGACGGGAGCCGCCATCTTGCTGCTAACGGcaaccaaacaaaacacacacagagagaagctaggtggctaacagctaacggctaacggctaacagctaacagctaacggctaacaaccacaacaacacagtGAACCAGGATACACCCTCTAATACCAAATACACGATACAGTGGTGGactgtaactaagtacatttactcaagtactgcacttcaGTACtgatttgaggtacttgtactttacttgtaCTCATTTATCTGAGAGCTTTGGTCACTTTACAAGTTAAGAAAACACctttttacacacacatttgaaagttaaaacaattttatgttttgttatattaaaCTCCTCAGTTTATACAAGTAGAGCTGAAACTATTAGttcattaatcaattagtcgattaaaCCTGCATAATTTGTATTATCGCAATTtggaggtacttgtactttactttctacttttactccactacatcagagagaaatattataTACTCTTTACTGCACTACATCTAtttaactttagttacttttacAAATTCAGATGATTAAAACTAAATCTGCTAAAGTAATAAATGCTGTTgtgttattatagattaaactagcatcagtatataataataaacgctgatgtattattatagattaatctaccagcagtatataatacaaTTTCTACTTTGCTTTATTTATCTGAGAGCTTTGGTTACTTTACAAGTTAAGAAAACTgatttttacacacaaaaacaattgaaagttaataaaatattatgttttgttatattaaaCTCCTCAGTTTATAcaagtagagctgaaacgattaatccatcaataaattaaacctgcattaggcagaacattttggcatcattgggcaaaaaatccataataacc includes these proteins:
- the hcfc1b gene encoding host cell factor 1b isoform X5; this encodes MASEPVVLRPRWKRVLGWTGPVPRPRHGHRAVTIKELMVVFGGGNEGIVDELHVYNTATNQWFIPAVRGEVPPGCAAYGFACDGTRLLVFGGMVEYGKYSSDLYELQASRWEWKNLKAKAPKNGPPPCPRLGHSFSLIGSCCYLFGGLANDSEDPKNNIPRYLNDLYCLQLRPGSSVLGWEIPPTSGPPPPPRESHTAVVTSGRSADRLIIYGGMSGCRLGDLWVLHIDSLTWSKPTLSGTGPLPRSLHSATTINNKMYVFGGWVPLVMDDVKAATHEKEWKCTNTLACLNLDTMCWETVLMDSLEENVPRARAGHCSVAINSRLYIWSGRDGYRKAWNNQVCCKDLWYLETERPCAPSRVQLVRANTSSLEVSWGPSQTAETYLLQLQKYDIPTALAATSPASPVPTATPGVSTSKSPVPVATLPANQTVPLSGITLVPSPTASVSGNPLAAAAKSPAVLKVSAAPGAAGGASIVTVKQATPKSTVAMTTLPAGVRMVVPAQPGQGTPIGSSPQMSGMAALAAAAAATQKISPSTTTVLNVPAGATLVKTVAVSPGSNSLPVKVMAPVTMVSNPATRMLKTAAAQVGGASVVSTPGTPGRPIITVHKSGTVTVSQQPQVVTTVVGGVTKTITLVNSPLSMGGGGALIGNLGNLGKMMSVIHTKPGTVTGQAGSSPVTQILQAKSGLPAGTFLKLVTSADGKQTAILSTAQAGSTTSKPGTTYIKTIPMSALQGGAGANSPFTILTTKMMTPGTAGKIITSFPKITTAGQQGLTQVVLKGAPGTPGTIVRTLPMSGVRLVSPGAIGTKPNITRLVVKGTTGFSSLGTVAGSVSSTVAGGAVAAAAANASLATPITTLATIATLAGQVTTATAAAGPKQVTLITTPSGAEAQPLVQDLPVTFMASPTSEEPGNSTSSTTTSTTTAASGEAGDTAAATVTLVCSNPPHETHDTVTTNTATVAAASMSQELQVSSNQPSVQQSAPVPASLNGGNTCSNPPCETHETGTTNTTTTAGAGGLRQVCSNPPCETHETGTTNTATTAGAGGLRQVCSNPPCETHETGTTNTATTAGTGGLRQVCSNPPCETHETGTTNTSTTAGAGGLRQVCSNPPCETHETGTTNTATTATAQQSGDGLQGDSTEPSSSSSSSSDPASTTAVSQSRAVTTVTQSTPTPGPSIPEISSLVGEDRVESSEAVATVTTAAEEGDEPMQTSVSVLQVHMEGSEAAAQVGGLPQELMSSEGDGGEAVSRATTLMVTGLTSDQLAVTTTTDEAVQQATIQAVLQAAGHIGGGAVDQSIPIVLTQQELAALVQQQLQDIHNQPEPAEPEPQHSCMPTGLAPADSLNDPAAESNGQEMTSSAVTSAVARLASTFGPAPPLATGGVAKIQAEATNGVAATAGKRVQVTSSVKDSRWYDVGIVKVTNMVVTHYYIPEDDDNMADDDSGEIPDYSQMRKVELQPGTAYKFRVAGINICGRGKFSEVSAFKTCLPGFPGAPCAIKISKNLDGAQLTWEPPAVTSGKITEYSVYLAIQSSQATSSGSGPAQLAFMRVYCGPNPSCLVQATSLANAHIDYTTKPAIIFRIAARNQKGYGPATQVRWLQESSKDVKPAVKRPGASPDVKPVGPKKFRTDQ